A DNA window from Ctenopharyngodon idella isolate HZGC_01 chromosome 10, HZGC01, whole genome shotgun sequence contains the following coding sequences:
- the LOC127519806 gene encoding SLAM family member 9-like isoform X10 gives MIHSASFFGLFFMLSNGVFGDTDEVKSVSVMEGDSVTLQTDVTEVQRDDQILWTFGPRGTRIAEIHRQNIYIDATGTTFEKILQIDNQTGSLTIRNIRTEHTGLYKLQIVSNIRGTSNQRFSVTVYVRLPIPAITRDSLDCSSSSSSSSVSRCSLLCSAVNVSHVTLSWYKGNSLLSNISVSDLSISLSLPLEVEYQDNNTYSCVLNNPISNQTKHLDNITQLCHTCSGTASFLIHKLCYILWLLIHVCFEFIYFLGVCQYTQASQFSTYLGFGVTTEIGTMPNDFVS, from the exons ATGATTCACAGCGCATCTTTCTTTGGTCTGTTTTTCATGCTTTCGAATG gtgtgtttggtgaCACAGATGAAGTgaagtcagtgtcagtgatggagggagattctgtcactcTACAGACTGATGTTACTGAAGTACAGAGAGATGATCAGATACTGTGGACGTTTGGACCTCGAGGGACTCGCATAGCTGAAATTCACAGACAGAATATCTATATAGATGCCACTGGTACGACATTTGAGAAAATACTCCAGATAGacaatcaaactggatctctgaccatcagaAACATCAGAACTGAACACACTGGACTTTATAAACTACAGATCGTCAGCAACATCAGAGGAACTTCAAACCAGAGATTCAGTGTGACTGTCTATG ttcGACTCCCCATTCCTGCCATTACCAGAGACTCTTTAGActgttcatcatcatcatcatcgtcatcagTGTCCAGATGTTCACTactgtgttcagctgtgaatgtgagtcatgtgactctctcctggtacaaaggaaacagtttattgtccaacatcagtgtgtctgatctcagcatcagtctctctctacctctggaggtggaatatcaggataacaacacctacagctgtgtgctgaacaatcccatcagcaacCAGACCAAACATCTGGATAAcatcactcaactctgtcacacatgttcAGGTACGGCATCATTTCTTATTCACAAATTATGTTACATTTTGTGGCTTTTAATCCATGTTTGCTTTGAGTTCATCTATTTTCTAGGAGTATGTCAGTATACAcaggca
- the LOC127519806 gene encoding hemicentin-1-like isoform X2, whose product MIHSASFFGLFFMLSNGVFGDTDEVKSVSVMEGDSVTLQTDVTEVQRDDQILWTFGPRGTRIAEIHRQNIYIDATGTTFEKILQIDNQTGSLTIRNIRTEHTGLYKLQIVSNIRGTSNQRFSVTVYVRLPIPAITRDSLDCSSSSSSSSVSRCSLLCSAVNVSHVTLSWYKGNSLLSNISVSDLSISLSLPLEVEYQDNNTYSCVLNNPISNQTKHLDNITQLCHTCSEQRSSFMMATALIAPLLLVVIAVVAGLIYHRNCKQPGNKDLKITESEYTQIIYCLQMGDLPQKSLLDVGRTETAVNYQHIQ is encoded by the exons ATGATTCACAGCGCATCTTTCTTTGGTCTGTTTTTCATGCTTTCGAATG gtgtgtttggtgaCACAGATGAAGTgaagtcagtgtcagtgatggagggagattctgtcactcTACAGACTGATGTTACTGAAGTACAGAGAGATGATCAGATACTGTGGACGTTTGGACCTCGAGGGACTCGCATAGCTGAAATTCACAGACAGAATATCTATATAGATGCCACTGGTACGACATTTGAGAAAATACTCCAGATAGacaatcaaactggatctctgaccatcagaAACATCAGAACTGAACACACTGGACTTTATAAACTACAGATCGTCAGCAACATCAGAGGAACTTCAAACCAGAGATTCAGTGTGACTGTCTATG ttcGACTCCCCATTCCTGCCATTACCAGAGACTCTTTAGActgttcatcatcatcatcatcgtcatcagTGTCCAGATGTTCACTactgtgttcagctgtgaatgtgagtcatgtgactctctcctggtacaaaggaaacagtttattgtccaacatcagtgtgtctgatctcagcatcagtctctctctacctctggaggtggaatatcaggataacaacacctacagctgtgtgctgaacaatcccatcagcaacCAGACCAAACATCTGGATAAcatcactcaactctgtcacacatgttcAG AACAACGTTCAAGTTTCATGATGGCCACAGCTCTTATAGCGCCGCTGCTGCTGGTGGTCATAGCTGTAGTTGCAGGTTTGATTTACCACAGAAACTGTAAACAACCAGGAAACAAAG ATCTGAAAATCACAGAGTCTGAATACACACAGATCATCTACTGTCTTCAGATGGGAGATCTGCCACAG AAATCATTGCTGGATGTGGGCAGAACAGAGACAGCTGTGAACTATCAACACATTCAGTGA
- the LOC127519806 gene encoding hemicentin-1-like isoform X1, with the protein MIHSASFFGLFFMLSNGVFGDTDEVKSVSVMEGDSVTLQTDVTEVQRDDQILWTFGPRGTRIAEIHRQNIYIDATGTTFEKILQIDNQTGSLTIRNIRTEHTGLYKLQIVSNIRGTSNQRFSVTVYVRLPIPAITRDSLDCSSSSSSSSVSRCSLLCSAVNVSHVTLSWYKGNSLLSNISVSDLSISLSLPLEVEYQDNNTYSCVLNNPISNQTKHLDNITQLCHTCSEQRSSFMMATALIAPLLLVVIAVVAGLIYHRNCKQPGNKEIIAGCGQNRDSCELSTHSVKTNIVYQNIVYLLPENISINRDSSDQAMFLQSSIV; encoded by the exons ATGATTCACAGCGCATCTTTCTTTGGTCTGTTTTTCATGCTTTCGAATG gtgtgtttggtgaCACAGATGAAGTgaagtcagtgtcagtgatggagggagattctgtcactcTACAGACTGATGTTACTGAAGTACAGAGAGATGATCAGATACTGTGGACGTTTGGACCTCGAGGGACTCGCATAGCTGAAATTCACAGACAGAATATCTATATAGATGCCACTGGTACGACATTTGAGAAAATACTCCAGATAGacaatcaaactggatctctgaccatcagaAACATCAGAACTGAACACACTGGACTTTATAAACTACAGATCGTCAGCAACATCAGAGGAACTTCAAACCAGAGATTCAGTGTGACTGTCTATG ttcGACTCCCCATTCCTGCCATTACCAGAGACTCTTTAGActgttcatcatcatcatcatcgtcatcagTGTCCAGATGTTCACTactgtgttcagctgtgaatgtgagtcatgtgactctctcctggtacaaaggaaacagtttattgtccaacatcagtgtgtctgatctcagcatcagtctctctctacctctggaggtggaatatcaggataacaacacctacagctgtgtgctgaacaatcccatcagcaacCAGACCAAACATCTGGATAAcatcactcaactctgtcacacatgttcAG AACAACGTTCAAGTTTCATGATGGCCACAGCTCTTATAGCGCCGCTGCTGCTGGTGGTCATAGCTGTAGTTGCAGGTTTGATTTACCACAGAAACTGTAAACAACCAGGAAACAAAG AAATCATTGCTGGATGTGGGCAGAACAGAGACAGCTGTGAACTATCAACACATTCAGTGAAGACTAATATTGTGtatcaaaatattgtttatctGTTGCCTGAAAACATTAGCAtaaatcgagactcatcagaccaggcaatgtTTTTACAATCTTCTATTGTCTAG
- the LOC127519806 gene encoding uncharacterized protein LOC127519806 isoform X9 has product MEGDSVTLQTDVTEVQRDDQILWTFGPRGTRIAEIHRQNIYIDATGTTFEKILQIDNQTGSLTIRNIRTEHTGLYKLQIVSNIRGTSNQRFSVTVYVRLPIPAITRDSLDCSSSSSSSSVSRCSLLCSAVNVSHVTLSWYKGNSLLSNISVSDLSISLSLPLEVEYQDNNTYSCVLNNPISNQTKHLDNITQLCHTCSEQRSSFMMATALIAPLLLVVIAVVAGLIYHRNCKQPGNKEIIAGCGQNRDSCELSTHSVKTNIVYQNIVYLLPENISINRDSSDQAMFLQSSIV; this is encoded by the exons atggagggagattctgtcactcTACAGACTGATGTTACTGAAGTACAGAGAGATGATCAGATACTGTGGACGTTTGGACCTCGAGGGACTCGCATAGCTGAAATTCACAGACAGAATATCTATATAGATGCCACTGGTACGACATTTGAGAAAATACTCCAGATAGacaatcaaactggatctctgaccatcagaAACATCAGAACTGAACACACTGGACTTTATAAACTACAGATCGTCAGCAACATCAGAGGAACTTCAAACCAGAGATTCAGTGTGACTGTCTATG ttcGACTCCCCATTCCTGCCATTACCAGAGACTCTTTAGActgttcatcatcatcatcatcgtcatcagTGTCCAGATGTTCACTactgtgttcagctgtgaatgtgagtcatgtgactctctcctggtacaaaggaaacagtttattgtccaacatcagtgtgtctgatctcagcatcagtctctctctacctctggaggtggaatatcaggataacaacacctacagctgtgtgctgaacaatcccatcagcaacCAGACCAAACATCTGGATAAcatcactcaactctgtcacacatgttcAG AACAACGTTCAAGTTTCATGATGGCCACAGCTCTTATAGCGCCGCTGCTGCTGGTGGTCATAGCTGTAGTTGCAGGTTTGATTTACCACAGAAACTGTAAACAACCAGGAAACAAAG AAATCATTGCTGGATGTGGGCAGAACAGAGACAGCTGTGAACTATCAACACATTCAGTGAAGACTAATATTGTGtatcaaaatattgtttatctGTTGCCTGAAAACATTAGCAtaaatcgagactcatcagaccaggcaatgtTTTTACAATCTTCTATTGTCTAG